The DNA segment CCCATTCAGATATGTTTTTGATGTTTAAGATTGGCTGGGAGAGTATTTTTGCGGCCTCCTCAGCGGATTTTAAAAGTGCGCACTCAAGTTCGTCAGGAACTGATTGCAGCCTCCACACATCATCAAGGTCGATCAGAAGGTTCATTTCTTCAACATCTGCTACAAGCTTAGCGATCGCATAGGTGACGATATTTGCGCGATACCCCCCCGGATACCATTCCTGCCTTGGAACAACTTTTTCCAGATGTCGGAATACAATTAACTTGGCAATGAGACGGCGATACCAAGTCTCATCAAAACGAGCATCTTTCTTTGCCCACAGGCCACCGATCTCCTTTGAGAACTCACCAAAGTTCTTTTGCGCGCCCTTGCTGACAGTATCCGGCCTGCAACGAAACGAAAACTCAGCCTTGGCAAGATCTGTCTTTGCGAAGAAATGTGCCTTAGGAAACTCCATGTCAAACCTGCGTCGTTCTGCATCCGATCGCTTGGCACGCTCAACAAGGTATTGACCGCGAGCGCGTTCATAGAACCATTTCGTTTCGCGGTTGGTTCCCTCAGCAGCTGGCGCGAGTATGCGGCGGGAATACTCTTCGATTCGGACGTGGAAGGGATTATTTGAAAAGAAATCCGCAACACTTACTTTGTTTTGGCTATTCGCGTACTCGGAGATTTTTGGAACGACCTCATCTGATCGCTTTGGCGGAACTACTGTGAGCTTCATTTGGACATGAACATTTGCGAGGCTTTCAGGCGATGAGCGCTTCGCCGCATGGATCGACGCAGTTGTCTGTCCCCCATTCACAATCTGGAGGTTGCTTGCTGAAACGATCCTAAGGCCCTCAGGTGAGGGTTCTGTTTCGACCCTATCTGCAGTCGCGGACACTCCATTGTTGTATGAAAAGAACATGGTGGGCTCGTTCTTGATGGTGTCCCTGATGCCTTGGTTTACCTTGCCCTTTGCTTGGAGAAAGCTCCTGACATTAGACTCAAGTAGCCGAGCGCCCCATTTGTCGTAGATTTCTGCCAATTGGTGGCCCGGGATCACCATAAGATAGCTCTCAAGCTCTCCACAAAGCATAGAAGCGGCCAAGGCTGGGATGGCACCACCATAGTTGTGGCGAAAATCGATTACCAAATCCTCCCGAGCTTGGGCGGAGGTCTCGTAACGATGGAAGCGGGACAGGTCCCAAATGTTATATGTGACTGGGATATTGTCGATTTGCCCAGCCGAAACGGCATCAGTCCGCGCTCTGTAGATGGCATTTGTGATCAGAAGTAGTTTTATCTTTGACAATGAACTCCATGTGGCGGCAATTGTATCCGCAAGACCAGCCCCCGAACTGCCTTCCTGAAGCTTCGAACGGAATTCTGCCTGGCGAGCGAATATTAGAAAGTTTGCTAAGCGACCAAACATGCGCTTTGCATCTGGCGCATTGATCGTGACCGGTCTGCTTTCCTCATGAAAATCGCAGATTATGACGCTCAACACGCCATCTGAATCCAGTGGATTTCCTCCACTGCCATCAATCCTGATGTTCTTGTTACTAATCACTCCCTCGAAGGATGCACGGTCAGCTGTCTCTATTTCACCGGCTGCCTCCAAACGTGCAGCCATGTGCTCGAAGAATGCATCGTCAATACTAATTCCACTATCTGCTGCGTCCTGAATAACTTCGTCCCGAAGTTCCAGATTGAAATCCCCGAATTCATCCAAAGATTTCTGACCTTCCTTGACCGTCTCAACTGGTAGTTGCCCATTTTCGACCGTGAGCTCGCCGTCAGTTACATCCGTAAACTCGTATAGCATGAATACCCCTTAATAGTTATTTCAAGCGTTCTTTCAATTTACGGATCAAGCAATGAAATGGTTTAATACAACAGGACACTTCTAGATAATGTAGTCACAAGATACCCGCCCAAAGGGCGATACATCTAATTTATACGGCGGCAAGGAAAGAAGAAGTGCTTTTGGCGTATCTTGTAGCAATGCCACGCCACCTTTTGAGATGAAGAAAAGCATTTTCGACAAGATGCCTAAGTTTATACAGCGCTTTATCATAATGTCTTTGCGTCTTCCGGTTCTTCTTTGGAGGAATAACAACTTCCATACCTGTTTTTCCGCCTGTTCAATAATGGCATTACTGTCATAGCCACGATCTGCCAGTAGATGATCTGCATCAATTCCTTCGATCAGGCGGCCAACTTGCGTGTAATCAGCAGTGGTACCTTGTGTAACAAGGATTCTGACCGGCATACCATGCGCATCCACGGCCAGATGTGTCCTGGTGTTGAGCCCCCTTTTGTCCGATTCATATCCTGATTACCACCTCTGGCCCCGCTGGCATGTGGGTGAACCTTGCAGTGACTGGCATCAATCATCAGCCATTCATAATCCGGATCATCAATCAGGATTTCCAGCAATTTTTCCCAGATACCCTTGTCACGCCAGCGAATAAAGCGGCGGTGGGTATTACTCCAACCCCCGTAGTCCGGCGGCAAATCCCTCCATGGGGCTCCTGTTCGTATAATCCAGAAAACAGCATTGATAAACTGACGATTATCTGTGGCTATCCCTCCCCATGCCCCTTCTCTGCCTGGTAAATGCTCCTCAAGTAGCGACCATACCTTATCTGAAATATCATACCTGCGATGTGGTTGTGTCATGCGAACCCCTTTTAATTTCTTAAAAGGATCTCATATTTCTTATCTCAAGACTACGCTTCTAGAGGCAAATTTATAATGTCATTAGAGGTGAACATGAATGCACAAACAAAACGATTGATTCCGAAATACACGCTAGAATTTAAGAAAGATGCAGCGAGATTAGTTAATGAGGAGGGCTATACCCATCAGCAAGCGGCGGATCATCTGGGTATTTCCTTAAGCGCGATTGGGCGTTGGTCTAGGGCAGAGCGAAGTCCTGCAAGGTCATCATCAAAGAAAAAATCAATTTTAAACCTGACGGATCAAACTGAATTGATTCGGTTGCGCCGGGAAAATGAACAGTTACGCATGGATCAAGAAACCTGGAGATGCTGATAAGATTAGGGAAAAAGAAGTGCTTGAGACCAAGGCGCGCCAGATTTTTAATGAAAATAAGCAAATCTATGGCTATCGGCGGCTATCTGATGCGTTAGGCAAAGTTGGCATAAAGTCGGGGTATTACCAAGTTCGCCACTTAATGACTCGGCTGGGGTTGAAAGCGCGATATCCCAAGCGCTTTAAAGTGACGACTAACAGCAACCATAACGAGGCGATTTCAGCTAATAGCCTTGACCGGCAATTTGATGCCGTTACTCCTAATCAAGTTTGGACAACGGATATCACGTATGTTTGGACGCTGGAAGGCTGGCTCTATGTTGCGATAGTCATTGATTTGTTTTCCAGACAAGTCGTGGGATGGGCTATTGCAGACTACATGCGAACAACATTGTGTTTGAATGCGCTACAAATGGCCTTTTGGCGCAGAAAACCGGAGCCTGGCTTGCTCCATCACTCGGATCGGGGGAGCCAATATGCAAGCCATGAATACCGTGAACATTTGTCTATCATACAAATGGAACAGAGCATGAGCCGAAAAGGAAATTGTTGGCGTCTTCGGGAAAGACTATCCGCCATCGATTAAATCGAGGAGGTGATCGATCTGCAAACAATGCGCTATGGACTATCGCGATGGTACGCATGCGCAGTGAGCCGAGAACTCAAACCTATGTGACACGACGTATAGCTCAAGGGATGTCAAATAAGGAAATTCAGCGTTGTCTGAAACGGTACATTATTCGTGAACTGTATCCGCTTATTCTCGCAGATTTGTCAGATGCGGCCACAATTACTTGACATAGGAGCGTCAATTCTCCGACAGAACGGTTCTTTCGTAGTCTTAAATATGAACAATTGAATTACGAAAAATTCAGAACCAAGGAAGAAGCAAAGCTGAGTATTATTGATTATTTGGCTTTCTACAACGGAAAACGTACACACTCAAAATTAGGCTACGAATCGCCGTTAGAATTTGAACGTATATTTCATAGAAAGGCTGCTTAAAAAAGTGTCCGGTTTTACTTGATCATTACACAATTTCATTTACTCTTGTTCCCTTGAATTTCCAAGGGATGACAATTCATGCTAATCAGCCAATTAGCAATCGTCTCTACTATTTCATCAAGTGATTTTCTATTGCTTCCTTTGAGGGAACACTCCCTTATGGTTGCGGTGCGCCAACCTAGCCCTGCGAGTTTAGCTTCGTTGGACAAGTCTCTGATATGGTTTTGCGTCAGTTTGGCTTTCCAAAATTCACGGTTTGATGCAGGCCACTTAAATAGTTCGCAACTATGTTGATGCCAAAAACAACCATGTACGAATATTGCAGCCCTATATTTTTTCAGTACCAAATCAGGTTTTCCTGGAAGACCTGAATAATTTAAACGATAACGAAAGCCACGTCCATGTAGTGCGGACCGAATTTTCAATTCTGGCTTTGTGTTTGTTGATCGTATCGCTCGCATATTCTTTGAGCGCACAGCAGGACTGTGTACGTCAGTCATGTCACTTTTTCTTCTTCAGAAGAATGGCTTCCTTGATTCTTGGTTTCATCAGTTTTGCAACGGCTGAAAAAACAGGCACAGCAACGGAGTTGCCAAATTGTTTATATGCTTGCATGTCTGAAACCGGGATCTTGAAAGTTGATTTCCCGGGTTCTTCATACCCCATTAGCCTTGAACATTCTAGGGGGGTGAGGCGTCGAGGTCTGTTTTTTTGGTTTGCTAAGCTATAGAAATCTCTATTTGGGTTAAAACCACGATCAATCAGAATCTCAGAACCATCTTTGTAATATCTTGCTGAAAGAGTTCGGGTTACATGGTTTTCAGTCACTAAGCCGTAGCCGAAACCGTTACCTTTTGCTTTGTGCTTGATTGCATAGTTAAACAAATATTCCCAAAGTTTCGGAGTGAGTATGTATTTTTCATCAACTGTTTTTTCAAGAATATCACCCAATACAGGCTTCTTTTTCGGGTAGTACTTACTTATGCCTTTAAGGGAAAAGCCATCGTGCACTTTGAGGTCACGCTTAAAACCTACCAAAACGATCCGCTCTCTGTGTTGAGGTAAAAAATGTTGGGCATCAATAATTTTTGGATCGGCTGGTCCTTTTGCATCAGCGTCAGCAACCCAATAACCTAATTCGTTCAAAGTCTCCATAATAACTTTGAATGTTTTTCCCTTATCATGGCTCTTTAGGTTCTTAACATTTTCTAATAGGAAAGCTGCAGGCCTTTTAACTTCCAGAATACGAGCCACATCAAAGAAGAGAGTACCTTGGGTTTCGCATTCAAACCCATGAGCGCGGCCTAGAGCATTTTTCTTGGATACCCCTGCTATAGAAAAGGGTTGGCATGGAAAGCCTGCTAATAAGATATCATGGTCTGGAACGAGTTTGTGAATGTTTGCCGCCACATCTTTTGCAGAAATACCTTCTTGGTCACTCAGAGTAACTTTGCGGATATCGTCATTAAATTTATGATTCTCCGGATCTGCAAAGTAATTGCCCTTGTATGTTCTGATAGCATACTTGTTCCATTCACTAGTAAAAACACATCTGCCACCAGCAAGTTCAAATCCTCTCCTTATGCCGCCAATTCCTGCAAATAGGTCGATGAAGTCGAATTCATAGTCGGGATGATTGCGGGGCGGGGACGGTGCGAGTTTGCGCAAAGCTTCATACTCACGGTGGCTGAGTCTTGGCGAAGCTTTTCCCTTTAGCCAGCGGTTGACAGTTTCCCTGCACCATTGACCCGGTGAGACTTTGTTCAAATACTCACCAAGGTATTTCTGATCATAAATTTCTGCGAGACTTTTAATGAGATCCAAGTCTTCGTGTTCAGCTTTCATGTGATTATATCGCAGGGTCAAATGTGTGACTAATTGTCACTCATTTGACCCAGTAAGTCGAGGCTCAGGTGTCTCATAACCAGCATCACCCCCTGTATTTTTAATGGCCTCTGCACTACTCAGCGAGTACAATACTCACTGAGTATATGCATTGGAGTTGGAACAAAAATGGCCAAGCAAGCCCAACAGGATTTTTTGCGTGATGCGATGCGGCAACTGAACATGACCCGACAGAATTTCGCTGACCGTATCGGAACAAGCAAACGCGCACTCGATAATTGGCTGCTCCCCACCGACTCCAAGGGGTTTCGTCCGATGCCGGAAACTGTATGGATGTTGATCCGGGAAATTTTTCGGTGAAGATCTGGATAAATGCCAGATTGGTAGAAATGCTTGAACCACTCACCGCAACACACAAAGGAGCAATGAAATGGCTGCGACCACACCAACATTAGAAGGGCGTTGTTGAATAAATCAAAATGAGCCAAATGGCTCCGTTCTGCCGTTAATTGTTAGAGTTTTACGGACACCGGCATGCCTAGATTGGCCATTCTGTTGAGTGCAGACGCACTAATCCACGCTTCTGTTTTTTGCTGTGGGAGTGCACGCGCTTTCATGGCGTTGCCAAAAATACGCTTGTAGCGTTGCACGGCAAGCTCGGCATAGTTGCGCAAACCATATCCTGTCTTCTTTTGCCAAGCAATGCGGCCATGCTGTTCAATTACCCTGATATGACCGTCCCGCTGACTGTCGCCTGTAGCGGAGCGGACGGCAGTCTTGTGCGGTGGAATGATCACTTGTGCATCAGGTTGATGATTCAAAACCGCCTGGGAAATCGGTTCACCATCATAGGCGCCATCGGCGATGAAGGTATCAAAAGGCGTATCAATTTGGGCAAGCAAATCCGGGATTGCAGTGGGGTCGCCTATTTCAGGTGGGGTCAGTTCGCACGCCAACAATTGATGGTTCTCATCGACCGCAAGATGCAATTTACGCCAAGTGCGCCGGGCCGCAACGTCATGCTTTTCCTGGTGCCAGTCGTCTTTGCCGTAAACCTTGAGACCGGTTGAATCAACAATAACAAGACTACCCGGTTCCATCGCTTTGGTTAGGGTATGCTGAGGTAACTTAATGCTGCGCCTGGACAGGCTACTGAAGTCAGGAATGGTGATGTCAACTTTCATGATACCGGCAAGCGAGTTCATGAAACCTTCGGTTTGACGTAAGGGCAGATGGAAGACCTGGCGGATAAATAGAGCTGTTTCTATGGCGAGATTAGAATATTCCTGCGGCCTGCCGCGAGCTCCCGTTCTGGTGGGGCGCCACTCAGCAATTGCCGCTTCCGTAAACCAAATCGTGATATCACCCCGTCGCCGCAATCCGTTGTTATACTCATGCCAGTTCATCACTTTATAACGAGATTTTTCGATCTTATGACGGCGACTTTCGTTGTGTTTATAAGGCATTGGCTTCTCTGCAGGTGAAATCCTGCAGAATTATGCCAGATGTGCCATCTTTTTACCGACAGTTCGATTTATTCAACAACGCCAGGTTCCGGCAGGTATTGATCGAGGAGGTATCATGAGTTACAAACTAGATGTTGGCAAAGTCAGCAGCATCAAAAATAATATCAAGATCGAGTTGCTGAATAGTCTTTTCCAGAAAAGAGAAAATCCCGGTCGGCGCAGTGCCGATTTGAACGCTGAGCGATTGCGTGCTGAGCGAGATGCGCTACTCAAAGAAATCCCGATTGCCATTTTCTATCTTGATACGGATTTGCGCTATACCAGTGTCAGTCTCGCGTTTGCCAGAAGTGTCGGATTAACGATCAGTGAGGTGATAGGTAAAACAGTTTTTGAATTGTTCCCCCGGTCTGGCGACAAATCTCCAGGAAAAATATCGCTATACGCTTGATTCTGGTGAATCTGTTACCGACTTAAGTTACAGCATTACCCAAAAGAATGGACAGCAGGTTCATTTTTCGACTGAGCTCGCTCCTTTTTATGATAATAGTGGCCAGATCGCTGGTTTGGTTGGGGTTAGCAGCGATATCAGCAGGCTGACAGAGGCCAGTTTAGACATAGCTAGAACATCTGAGGATAACTATAGACTTTTGGCAGAAAACAGATTGCTGACCCGTCGACTCTATGAGATTCAGGAAGACGAGCGTCATCATATTGCGCGAGAATTGCATGATGAGTTAGGTCAGTGGCTAACGGCATTACGCGCTGAATTGCAGGTGGTTATTGGGCACGTTGAGCGGGATTCCGCCATTTATGAGCGTGTCCAGTCGATTAAAGAAATTGCAAATACCATGCATGGCGTCGTTCATGACATGTTGCAGGAATTGCGGCCAGTAATGCTCGATAAGCTGGGGCTGGTCGATAGTCTTCGTGAATTACAGAATGACTGGTGTAGACACCATCCACATATCAATTTTGAGCTGATGATATCGGACAGTATTGGTGGCGCAGGCGCATTTGACAAAATAGTTTCTATTACAATCTATCGTTTGATTCAGGAAGCGTTCAATAACGTTTGCAAGCATGCGCGAGCCAGGAAGGTGGTGGTGCAATTGGGTCGAGAAAAGAACTCGCCTATACTCCCTGATACTTTGCTTTTGAGTGTGGAGGATGATGGAATCGGCTTTGATATTGAGCAAAAATCTGTAGGTTTGGGATTGCTTGGCATGCGTGAAAGAGTTATTGCTGCCGGTGGCGAATTTTGCTGCAAAGTTCACCCGGCAACGGCGTTCAGATTGCTGTCAGATTACCGCTTGAGTCGCACAGTTAACTGACGTGAGTGCCAAGCTGATTACCCTCGTTCTGATAGATGATCACCCTGTCGTGCGGGCCGGGTATCGCTACTTTCTCGAAAGTACTAAAGAGATTATGGTGTTGGCGGAGGCTGGCGATGGTGAAACCGGCTGTGTTCTTTATCAGGAATATCAACCAGACATGGTGATTATCGACATCAATATGCCGGGTATTGGTGGTCTGGAAACCATTCATCGTATCAAATCAAAAAATCCGGCAGCGAACATACTTGCGTTGAGTATGCATAGTAGTGAGATTATGGTAAAGCGGGTGCTCGATATGGGGGCGACAGGGTACCTTACCAAACAATGTACCCCTGAACAGTTGCTGGAAGCAGTTAACCGGATAAGCCAGGGAAAACCATATATTGATGCCAAACTAGCGTCAAATATGCTGAACGACGGCATGCAGGGCGATGGTGATAAGCATCCCCTGCATATTCTTTCACAAAGAGAATTTCAGATATTTACACTGCTTGCTGAGGGTAATTCAGTCCTGCAAATTGCAGAAATCATTTCCATCAGCCCCAAGACAGTCGGTGTTCATCATGCCAGCATCATGAGAAAACTGGGGCTTCAGAATACTGTTCAACTCGTACGGCTGGCGATTGATTGTGGGTTAATCCGCGTATAGCCACAGTTTTTTTGTTTTTTTAATTCGTATTTTTTCTGAACTCCTGTTTCTGGGAGATATTGCTGAAAAATTACCAGCTGTCAATTTTTGCTAGACCCTCAGTCTGCCCTTGCCTCTGCATCAGTGCCTTCATTGCAGCTATCGATATCTGCGTCAGTACGGGCTCCATACAATTAATTTAAAGAATTTCTTTATATCAAAATAAATAATCTGCTTATTTCCTTTTCTTGTTGTGGCCGGATAATGTTTCATAACCCGACTGCGATTCAAATGATTGGGTTGTAACCTCGTAATTCAAAACCTATGATTCTCAACTTAAGAGGAATTAAAAATGAGTCAATTTAAACAGAAAGTTATGGTGGCGAGTATTGTGCTTGCTTTTGGCGCTGCAGGCAGTGCCTGGGCGAATCCGACTAATACAGCGACTGAAGTTGCCGGAAATCAAACAGCGACTGCGGACAGCAACCAGAGCGGAGCAGGTATCGCAGCGAATGAATTTTCAGAAGCATATGACAATACAAACAACAGTCAGACAACATCGACTGATAACAACAGCAACAACAGCAACAACAGCGACAACAGCGACAACAGCGACAACAGCAACAATAGCGATAACAGCAACAACAGTGATAACAGCGTGCTGAATACCACTGATAACAACAGCAACAACAGTGACAACAGTGACAACAGTAATAACAGCGACAACAGCAACAATAGCGACAACAGTTTTGCCAGTGCAGACGATGCTGCTGCTAATAATGGTAGTACCGCTACTTCTGATCGTTCTGATAACAGCTATGCAATTGGTTCAGATGGCTCAGCATCAGCTAATAATCAGAGCACTTCAACAGCAGATAACAGTGACAACAGTGACAACAGTTATGCTGATGCTTCTGAAGGTTCTGCGTCCGCAAACAATAACAGCACTTCCTCCGCAGACAACAGCGACAACAGCGACAACAGCTATGCAACTGCATCGGAAGGTTCGGCATCAGCCAATAATCAGAGTACTTCAACAGTAGACAACACCGATAACTCTGATAACAGCTATACAACAGCAGACGGAACCGGGTCGGCAGCGGCTAAAAATGGTGATGCAACCGCGACCTATTCGGTTAATAACTCTGCGCTTAGTGGTACGGTGACGGGAGCGGGTGTTGGTGCAGTTGTCACTTCTGGTGACGGAGAAGGTGCTGCAACTCTGACAGCCAGCAATTCCATCTCGGAATCTTTTAACGGGGCGGCTGGAATTAACCAGGTTGTCCAAAATCACGGCGCCAATGCCTTGACACAGCAACAAGTGTCTTTCCAAGGCAACGTAAATGTTAATGCTCAGTAATCTGAGTTGAGCATATTAAGAAATATCTAATCAAGGAGAAAAAACATGAATCAATTTAATAAAAAAGTGTTGGTTGCGAGTATGGTACTTGCTTTTGGTGTTGCGGGTAACGCTTGGGCCAATCCGACGAATACCGCTGAAACCGTAAACGATCAAACTGCAACTGCAACCAGTGATCAAAACAGTGCTGGCATTGCTGCGAACGAATATTCAACCGCATATGACAATACCAATAACAGCGTGGCGAATGCAACGGATGACCATACTGACAACAGCGACAACAGCGACAACAGCAACAACAGCGACAACAGCGACAACAGCAACAACAGCGACAACAGCAACAACAGCCAAGTGGCTACTACTGATGATCATACTGACAACAGTAACAACAGCGACAACAGCGACAACAGCGACAACAGCGACAACAGCGACAACAGCTCGGCTACTGGTGTAGATGCTGCAGCCAACAATAGCAGTACCGCTACTTCTGATCGTTCCGACAACAGCTTTGCAGATGCAGGTTCAGCTAGCGCCGCCGCTAACAACGGTAGCACTGCTACCGTGGACAACAGCGACAACAGCGATAACAGTTCCGCAGATGCAGGTTCAGCTAGTGCCGCTGCCAACAACGGCAGCACTGCTACCGTGGATAACAGTGATAACAGCGATAACAGTTTTGCAGATGCTGGTTCTGGCAGTGCTGCCGCCAACAATGGCAGTACCGCTTCTGTTGATAACACCAATAACAGCGACAACAGCCAAACAGCGGCAAATGGTAATGGGTCTGCTGCAGCACAAACCGGCAATGCTTCTGCCACCTACTCAGTCAATAACTCAGACTTGAGCGGTGCGGTAACAGGCGAAGGTGCGGGATCAGGTGTATCCGTAGCTTCAGGTTCAGCTGATGCTGCTTATGCTGCTGACAATACTATTAGCGCTGCATTCAACGGTGCTGCTGGTATCAACCAGGTTGTACAAAATCATGCTGCCAATGCGTTGACACAGCAACAAGTGTCTTTTCAGGGTAACGTGAATGTTAACCAGTAATTTCGTTCACTAATCGTTCGGTGTTTAGCTGAACTTTAGTCAGTGAAGAGTTGCCGATGGGGAAGGTGGTCCTGTCGGCAACTTCCACCAAATAACGAAGTTATAAACTCTGGAGAACAGAATGAAGCCAATATTAAAAGGTAATGTGTCTTTTCTCTTTGCCCTGATATTGCCTGTTTGTACCGTTAATGCTTCTTCCGATCAGCTTGCAAATGATTCGATAACTGCGGGCTTTCCTTCAACTGGGATTGTTTCGCTGGATGAACTTGACGAGGTACGAGGAATGGGTGGGAGTGGATAGCACCGTGCTGAATACTATGAATGTTAAGGCAACATTGACGGGTAACACGGCAACTAACAATGTCACCGGCACAAACATAATTGATACCAGCGCTTTTTCTGGAGCCAACGGCATGTTTTCGGTTATTCAAAATAGTGGTAACAATGTGGTTATTCAAGATTCAACCATTGTAAATGTCACCATAGTGAATTGATTTTGTTATGAAAAACTTCTTGCATAAATTGTTTTTGACCGCTATGACGATGTTGGTGAGTAGCCATCTCGTTGCGCTGGATCTGAATGGAATGGCGGGAGGTGGGAATTATCTTGTCTCGACAAAAAGTTTTGCCGAGATGAAGTTTGATACGGTTTATAAACAAGAATTTGATTTTAGTTGCGGCTCTGCAGCGTTGGCTAGTCTGCTCACGTTTCATTACGGTAATGTGGTGAGCGAAAAGACCGTATTTCTAGAAATGTATGAGCATGGCGATCAGGAAAAATTAAGGATCAAGGTTTTTCAATGCTCGATATGAAAAACTATCTGGGGCGGCATGGTTACGGTTCGGATGGATTTAAGATAAACCTGGATAAATTGCGCGAATTCAATAGTCCGGCAATTACAATTATTGATCTTAATGGCTATTTACATTTCGTTATTATCAAGGGTGTAACCGAGCAAAAAGTCCTGGTTGGTGATCCTGCGGTAGGTGTCAAAATTATTCCTCGCGATGAATTTGAAAAGATGTGGGGTGAGCGTATTTTATTTATGGTCCATGATAACGGTGGTATTCAGACAGAAGCATCTCGCAAGCAAGAAGAATGGCATACCCATTTGGCTCCGTTAGGGGTGCGGTTGACCAGTTAAGTTTAAGCGAATATTTCGTGCTGATACGCGGACAGGTGACAGGTCCTTTGGATTTTTAACTATATTGGGTGTCTGGCATGTTTACTTGCAACGATATGATCAAGCATAAAATTTTGCAGTTGGTGTTGTTGCTGACTTTCTTGGTAAATCTTGCTGTTGCCCGAGATACGCTGGCAGATGCTGGATATGCTGACGATATTTTTAGTGACCCATACAGCCAATTGATACGCGCGACTGATGATGAGTTGGCCCAGCAAAGAGGCGGCTTTACCCTGCCAAATGGAATGGTTGTTAATATAAGTCTGGAAAGACTGATTTTTCTGAATGGAATTGAAACGGCTTCCTCATTTATACAATTCCCGATAGACGGTGTGTTGATCCAAAATGGAAGTGGAAACTTGGGGCAAGATTTGGTCGGATCAGTTATCGGTTCTATTATTCAAAATAGTTTGGATAATCAGTCGATTAAAAGTATTAATGAGCTCAATATAGAAATAAGTAATCTGCAGAATCTGGACTTGAGGTCTAGTACAGTTATTACTGATCTGATTATGCCAAATTTACAGTAATGCTGATTTTTGAGTAAAGATACCGCAGAATAATAAAACTCCACTGGCAATGCATGGCATTTGCCCCTTCTTGCCGATAGCGTCTTTAGCTTTAATAGATAGTTGTCATATTCGCTTGAATAGAACCACGAAGATTGTTTAATTCCATAATCTTCTCAAGTTAAATAATCTTTCCCCGTTCATATAATCATCGCTATTTTTGAAGATAGCGGTCATATAATGATAGCTGTATGGCTGGCCTTCTTGATATCACTTTGCTGAACCAAAATGAAAGAAAATTACAATGATGAAAACGTTGGCAACAAAATTAGCAATGAGTGCTTATTTTGGAGAATCTCAAAATACCTTTCT comes from the Nitrosomonas sp. genome and includes:
- the dcm gene encoding DNA (cytosine-5-)-methyltransferase, with the protein product MKAEHEDLDLIKSLAEIYDQKYLGEYLNKVSPGQWCRETVNRWLKGKASPRLSHREYEALRKLAPSPPRNHPDYEFDFIDLFAGIGGIRRGFELAGGRCVFTSEWNKYAIRTYKGNYFADPENHKFNDDIRKVTLSDQEGISAKDVAANIHKLVPDHDILLAGFPCQPFSIAGVSKKNALGRAHGFECETQGTLFFDVARILEVKRPAAFLLENVKNLKSHDKGKTFKVIMETLNELGYWVADADAKGPADPKIIDAQHFLPQHRERIVLVGFKRDLKVHDGFSLKGISKYYPKKKPVLGDILEKTVDEKYILTPKLWEYLFNYAIKHKAKGNGFGYGLVTENHVTRTLSARYYKDGSEILIDRGFNPNRDFYSLANQKNRPRRLTPLECSRLMGYEEPGKSTFKIPVSDMQAYKQFGNSVAVPVFSAVAKLMKPRIKEAILLKKKK
- the vsr gene encoding DNA mismatch endonuclease Vsr — its product is MTDVHSPAVRSKNMRAIRSTNTKPELKIRSALHGRGFRYRLNYSGLPGKPDLVLKKYRAAIFVHGCFWHQHSCELFKWPASNREFWKAKLTQNHIRDLSNEAKLAGLGWRTATIRECSLKGSNRKSLDEIVETIANWLISMNCHPLEIQGNKSK
- a CDS encoding IS3 family transposase, which gives rise to MNYEKFRTKEEAKLSIIDYLAFYNGKRTHSKLGYESPLEFERIFHRKAA
- a CDS encoding transcriptional regulator; the encoded protein is MAKQAQQDFLRDAMRQLNMTRQNFADRIGTSKRALDNWLLPTDSKGFRPMPETVWMLIREIFR
- a CDS encoding transposase: MSLEVNMNAQTKRLIPKYTLEFKKDAARLVNEEGYTHQQAADHLGISLSAIGRWSRAERSPARSSSKKKSILNLTDQTELIRLRRENEQLRMDQETWRC
- a CDS encoding IS3 family transposase — protein: MNSYAWIKKPGDADKIREKEVLETKARQIFNENKQIYGYRRLSDALGKVGIKSGYYQVRHLMTRLGLKARYPKRFKVTTNSNHNEAISANSLDRQFDAVTPNQVWTTDITYVWTLEGWLYVAIVIDLFSRQVVGWAIADYMRTTLCLNALQMAFWRRKPEPGLLHHSDRGSQYASHEYREHLSIIQMEQSMSRKGNCWRLRERLSAID
- a CDS encoding AIPR family protein is translated as MDEFGDFNLELRDEVIQDAADSGISIDDAFFEHMAARLEAAGEIETADRASFEGVISNKNIRIDGSGGNPLDSDGVLSVIICDFHEESRPVTINAPDAKRMFGRLANFLIFARQAEFRSKLQEGSSGAGLADTIAATWSSLSKIKLLLITNAIYRARTDAVSAGQIDNIPVTYNIWDLSRFHRYETSAQAREDLVIDFRHNYGGAIPALAASMLCGELESYLMVIPGHQLAEIYDKWGARLLESNVRSFLQAKGKVNQGIRDTIKNEPTMFFSYNNGVSATADRVETEPSPEGLRIVSASNLQIVNGGQTTASIHAAKRSSPESLANVHVQMKLTVVPPKRSDEVVPKISEYANSQNKVSVADFFSNNPFHVRIEEYSRRILAPAAEGTNRETKWFYERARGQYLVERAKRSDAERRRFDMEFPKAHFFAKTDLAKAEFSFRCRPDTVSKGAQKNFGEFSKEIGGLWAKKDARFDETWYRRLIAKLIVFRHLEKVVPRQEWYPGGYRANIVTYAIAKLVADVEEMNLLIDLDDVWRLQSVPDELECALLKSAEEAAKILSQPILNIKNISEWAKKQACWENLRCKKIEYGTLFIHSLVKPEEAKAVERDGRRDSAIVSGIEAQSKVVSLGGDYWARLRAWGNANMNFAPKDDGILKVCATIPGRLPTEKQCLAALGSLERARANGYHDENEVPRVKISGLNRPH